The following are encoded in a window of Ogataea parapolymorpha DL-1 chromosome VII, whole genome shotgun sequence genomic DNA:
- a CDS encoding DNA repair protein RAD50, with amino-acid sequence MASIYKLSVSGVRSFSGDTHETIQFERPLTLIVGANGSGKTTIIEALRYATTGDLPPNSKNGAFVNDPSMTGATETKAQVKLAFQNVNRTSMVLTKSLAAFKNARTGTTSFKTRENQLVAIHNGEKQTVTSKMADIETAVPQQLGVSRAVLNYVIFCHQDESLWPISDSASLKKRFDEIFDSVKFIKVLETFRAIQKEMNVDIRVINNTVEHLRNDRARAHHKHAQVAELNRQVDRLNAESETLAREIEAVNKEADRLFATNQDYEKTISRLEYLRQQESSLAQQMDVIRSTTTRVDLPDAQIREQLDNFANVLVEKRSAVEQLRVQIESRSAQLARAREEYNTSVREEGRLRGLFERHEQNRSEKQRLEQQLDQTRLDALAAEYADKEAAHKAALEDVEFELTTLKEELAREAQHAEYVRNDVDALETKRAKFQQILSLSSSNQARLERERTELAAEELELQQLRDSSPLAAINEKIAQTEKQIRQLEVEQEDLLRKVSQASRQSDSTAKVYYLRRNLESVEQKLENAYSRLETRDVDAFMARYKQTEAAVLEKASRVQELRETLNEAAITHRNGAQQLAGSRDELAALEKDVRTVLGAAPLAQFEELLEDAEYEFSDCDGGFKVREYCIGFNKRAIDLINHKNACLLCHREFGAADEKSRVLELLAKQTSVLESDHSAEEALRAARDKLDRLKEVSGKVERHRKLAVELEQLQKDVEAARERETVAREQFESEQRDLDEQQAHKSQLASLLSAVDEVTRLRDEQVSLQRQLQGLKDDMALFGGQLQSMEELELAQAQTSSEMKRLRLVLERHVADREQYSRRLMGLESMIKDRRLAIIELEKSDLDNVNVRKSLHELETEIGQLRATLDRTEQAASVLRASHAAQQERYGELKRRGEDELAQLLPELERLRQTQAQIAALDAQIREFEQKHAGQTTFEQESARLREQIARDEVELDALGVQLRELENDLKDADNAERNLRYNLDLLALEQQQSEVRATIAELAQQQAESRRDEYVAQSKQLRARQTQLQSEYSTKLGEMTQLSRQIQSVKHELQRDYKDIDERYTKEYASLQTKLSMVTDLTTYYKAIDSAVMEFHQVKMKEINRIIDELWKKTYMGNDVDSIMVRADPIKSSTAATMRSYNYRVVMVKNGTELDMRGRCSAGQRVLAALIIRLALAECFGLNFGMIALDEPTTNLDDDNIESLAKALANIIQERATQRNFQLIVITHDEKFLRAMNAVDFTDHYYKVIRNERLNSTINKVQISQLDD; translated from the coding sequence ATGGCCAGCATCTACAAACTGTCTGTCTCGGGCGTACGCTCTTTCAGCGGCGATACGCACGAGACCATCCAGTTCGAGCGTCCGCTCACGCTCATTGTTGGTGCCAACGGCTCGGGCAAAACAACCATCATCGAGGCCCTGCGGTACGCCACCACGGGCGATCTTCCCCCCAACTCGAAAAATGGCGCCTTTGTCAACGATCCCAGCATGACAGGCGCCACAGAGACAAAGGCTCAGGTCAAGCTCGCGTTTCAGAACGTCAATCGCACGAGCATGGTGCTCACTAAGTCGCTCGCCGCGTTCAAGAACGCACGCACGGGGACCACCAGCTTTAAAACCCGCGAAAACCAGCTCGTGGCCATCCATAACGGCGAAAAACAGACCGTCACGTCGAAAATGGCCGATATCGAAACCGCCGtgccgcagcagctcggcGTCTCGCGCGCCGTGCTCAACTACGTGATTTTCTGCCACCAGGACGAGAGTCTGTGGCCGATCAGCGACTCGGCGAGTCTCAAGAAGCGATTCGACGAGATCTTCGACTCGGTCAAGTTCAtcaaggtgctggagacgTTTCGGGCCATCCAGAAGGAGATGAACGTCGATATCCGcgtgatcaacaacacgGTCGAGCACTTGCGGAACGACCGTGCGCGCGCGCACCACAAACACGCGCAAGTCGCCGAGCTGAACCGTCAGGTCGATCGGCTGAATGCCGAGTCCGAGACGCTTGCGCGCGAGATCGAAGCGGTCAACAAAGAGGCCGATCGGTTGTTTGCGACGAACCAGGACTACGAGAAAACGATCAGTCGACTGGAGTACCTGCGGCAGCAGGAGAGCAGTCTCGCGCAGCAGATGGACGTGATCCggtcgacgacgacgcgcGTCGACTTGCCCGATGCGCAGATCCGcgagcagctcgacaaCTTTGCCAACGTGCTAGTTGAGAAGAGGAGCgctgttgagcagctgcgcgTGCAGATAGAGTCTCGAAGCGCGCAACTTGCCCGTGCGCGAGAAGAATACAACACTTCTGTGCGCGAGGAGGGCCGATTGCGCGGCCTATTTGAGCGGCACGAGCAAAACCGCAGCGAGAAACAGcgacttgagcagcagTTGGACCAGACGCGGCTGGACGCGCTGGCGGCCGAATACGCTGACAAGGAGGCTGCGCATAAGGCTGCTCTCGAGGACGTCGAGTTCGAGCTCACAACgctcaaggaggagcttgcgCGCGAAGCGCAGCATGCCGAGTATGTTCGCAACGACGTCGACGCGTTGGAAACGAAACGCGCcaagttccagcagatcctGTCTCTTTCGAGCTCGAATCAGGCTAGGCTCGAACGCGAGCGTACCGAGCTCGCTGCCGAGGAATTAGAGCTGCAGCAGTTGCGCGACTCGAGCCCGCTGGCCGCCATCAACGAGAAAATCGCCCAGACCGAGAAACAGATCCGCCAATTGGAggtggagcaggaggatCTGCTCCGGAAGGTGAGTCAGGCCAGCAGACAGTCCGACAGCACGGCAAAAGTGTATTATTTACGGCGAAATCTGGAATCCGTGGAGcagaagctggagaatGCTTACTCGCGGCTCGAGACGCGCGACGTGGACGCATTCATGGCCCGCTACAAACAGACAGAGGCCGcggtgctggagaaagcTAGCCGTGTGCAGGAGTTGCGCGAGACCCTGAACGAGGCGGCAATCACTCACCGCAACGgcgcgcagcagcttgctggcTCGCGCGACGAGCTCGCCGCGCTCGAGAAAGATGTTCGCACGGTTCTTGGCGCAGCGCCGCTCGCACAGTTTgaagagctgctggaggacgcCGAGTACGAGTTCAGCGACTGTGACGGCGGCTTCAAGGTGCGAGAATACTGCATTGGCTTCAACAAGCGCGCGATTGACCTCATCAACCACAAGAACGCATGTCTGCTGTGCCACCGGGAGTTTGGGGCGGCGGACGAGAAGAGCCGGGTGTTGGAGCTGCTTGCAAAGCAGACGAGTGTTTTGGAGAGCGACCATTCTGCAGAAGAAGCGCTGCGAGCTGCACGGGACAAGCTGGACCGGCTCAAAGAGGTGTCGGGCAAAGTTGAGCGACACAGGAAGCTGgctgtggagctggagcagctgcaaaAGGACGTGGAGGCTGCTCGAGAGCGTGAGACGGTTGCCCGCGAACAGTTTGAGAGTGAGCAGCGTGACTTGGACGAGCAGCAGGCCCACAAGTCCCAGCTTGCGTCGCTGCTATCCGCGGTGGACGAGGTTACAAGGCTGCGGGACGAACAGGTCTCGTTGCAACGGCAGTTGCAGGGCCTAAAGGACGACATGGCCTTATTTGGCGGGCAACTGCAATCcatggaggagctggagctggcaCAGGCGCAGACGAGCAGCGAGATGAAGCGGCTGCGATTGGTGTTAGAGCGGCACGTTGCCGATCGCGAGCAGTATTCGCGCAGGCTGATGGGGCTGGAGAGCATGATCAAGGACCGGCGACTGGCGATcatcgagctggagaagtcgGACCTGGACAACGTGAACGTGCGCAAGTCGCTGCACGAGCTCGAGACGGAGATCGGGCAGCTGCGTGCAACGCTGGACCGGACGGAGCAGGCGGCTTCCGTGCTACGTGCGAGCCATGCGGCGCAGCAGGAACGGTACGGCGAGCTGAAGCGGCGCGGagaggacgagctggcgcagctCTTGCCGGAACTTGAGCGGCTACGGCAGACACAGGCCCAGATTGCTGCGCTGGACGCGCAAATCCGCGAATTTGAACAGAAGCACGCGGGCCAGACGACGTTTGAGCAGGAGTCTGCGCGGCTACGGGAGCAGATAGCGCGCGATGAGGTTGAGCTCGACGCGTTGGGCGTGCAGCTGCGAGAGCTCGAGAACGATCTCAAGGACGCCGACAACGCGGAGCGCAACCTGCGGTACAACCTGGACCTGCTGGcgctcgagcagcagcaaagTGAGGTGCGGGCAACGATCGCAGAGCtcgcgcagcagcaggccgAATCGCGACGAGACGAGTACGTGGCGCAGAGCAAGCAGCTGCGCGCGCGCCAGACACAGCTCCAGAGCGAGTATTCCACCAAGCTGGGCGAGATGACCCAGCTATCGCGGCAGATCCAATCGGTGAAACACGAGCTGCAACGCGACTACAAGGATATTGACGAGCGGTATACCAAGGAGTACGCAAGCCTGCAGACGAAGCTGTCGATGGTGACAGACCTGACCACATACTACAAGGCCATCGACTCTGCGGTGATGGAGTTCCACCAGgtgaagatgaaggagatcaaCCGGATCATTGACGAGCTATGGAAAAAAACGTACATGGGCAACGACGTGGACAGCATCATGGTGCGGGCAGACCCGATCAAGTCCAGCACGGCGGCAACGATGCGCTCGTACAACTACCGCGTGGTGATGGTGAAAAACGGGACCGAGCTGGACATGCGGGGGCGGTGCTCTGCGGGCCAGCGCGTGCTGGCGGCGCTGATCATCCGGCTCGCACTGGCCGAGTGTTTCGGGCTCAACTTCGGCATGATCGCGCTCGACGAGCCCACAACCAacctggacgacgacaacaTCGAGTCGCTCGCCAAGGCGCTCGCCAATATCATCCAGGAGCGCGCAACACAGCGCAACTTCCAGCTCATTGTCATCACGCACGACGAGAAGTTTCTGCGCGCCATGAACGCCGTCGACTTCACCGACCACTATTATAAGGTGATCCGCAACGAGCGGCTCAACTCCACCATTAACAAGGTCCAGATCAGCCAGCTCGACGATTAG